Part of the Paenibacillus kyungheensis genome, TATCATGAAGACAATTATTCACAACAATCATCTCATCATAGTACAGAAATGCTTTCTCCTCATATGGCAACTGTATTGTTAGGACAAGATGCTTCTAATGATCAAGCTTATAGTCATTCGGGAGTTCAACCCTTTACAGGATATTTAGAACGTAGAGAAAATGGAACGATGCAGATGGAGCCTATCCGCTTAACACGAGGAAGCTTTATTATTGGTAGAGCTGCGGAAGGTGTTCATTATTTAGAAAAATCGACTGGCACTTCACGTAATCATGTAGAATTGGAAATTAGTGACCAACAGATTACGATCAAAGATTTAAGTTCGCGTAATGGAACTATTCTTAAAGGAGAACCAATCGTACCGTACAAAGAGTATCTTTTACATGAAGGTGATACTTTTACTATTGCGCAAGCAGTGTATACGTTGCGATTAGGTTGATATAATTTTAAAGCTATGTACTATCATTGTGATTAATAAATGATAAAAGCCAAATAATTAAGATACTATAGCAAAAGAGTCAGGCAGTAAGATACTACAGCAAAGACGTAAGATACTACAGTAAAAAGGCGATTTCTTTAGAGTATATTAAAGAAATCGCCTTTTATTCTTTTTCTCAACCTGTACAAATAATAAGTATAAGCAAACAGTCTATTATTTTACATGTATGATTATAGAGTTGATAATTTAGAAGTTACCGCATTACATCATATCTCTAAATATCTAAATATCTCTAAATTATTGCGTTTTTTCAATATGTTCTAAAGCTCCATATATCTCAGGGAAAAGAAACGTAAATCCATGATCCATTGCTTTTTTCGGGATAACACGTTGTCCATCTAGTAAAATATCTGACATTTCGCCTAATGTTGGTTTGAGCGCAATACTTGGAATATGGAACCAGTGTGGACGATGCGTGACTTTAGCAATCGTTTTGCCCAGATCAGCATAACGTACAGGATTAGGAGAAGACGCATTGATCGGGCCTTCAATCGCTTTATTTTTAACACAAAAATCGATCAATCTCACCATATCATCAATATGAATCCATGAGTTCCACTGCTTTCCTGATCCTAATTTACCACCAGCCATAAGGATATAAGGGAGTCTCATCATCGGGTATGCACCTTTATGTTTGTCGAGTACAATACTAACTCTCAGCTTGATTAGACGGACACCTTTGATACTATCCGCTACTGCTTCCCATTGTTCTGCAAGGCTAGAAGGAAAATTCATCGTTCTTTTAGGGCTATTTTCATCAAATGTTTCCGTATCTGAAGTACCGTAAATTGCCATAGCACTTGCTTGAACAACGACTTCAGGCTTTTTCTTTAATGCTTCGATCGCTTTTGAAACGATATTGACCGTTCTCATTCTGGATTCTACTAATTCAAGTTTGGTTTTGGTTGTCCATCTTTGATTTAGCGTCTCTCCTGAAAGATTAACAATCACCTCTGCCCCTTCTAATTGAGTAGGATTTTGTTCCATATCGTTCCAGGTGATATAGTTTACTGCTGGATTAGATTTTGATGTATCTGGAAGCTTACGAGTCACTACAGTCAGATCATGATTTTCTTGAAGCCAAAATGGAACCAAATGACTACCTACTAAACCTGTACCACCACACACAACAATATTCATATAAATCCTCCTATTTAATCTAAAGTGAGTTCACTATGTCCTGTTCGTTATGCCTATGGTAGAGTCTGTTTACATCAACAATATTTATTATGTTTATCCGATTCTATACATTCTTTTTCTATAATAATCTTTATTGAAAATACATTAGTACATTCAAACTATGAATCCAGTCATATAATCAATATAGTTATCCATGTATAAGATAGATTAATCTTATTCCACTGATGTTAAGCATTAATTATTCTTCTATTCAATGATTACCCATAATTGCTACAGGTGATCTGATCAGCAGACGATGAATTTAAGATGAAAAGCACAGCTATTTCTAGATTTATTTTGGTATTCACGTTAAAATAGGTGAGATTCGCGAATAGCGGAACAATAAGGAGGAAATACACTATGTTAAAGATCGGTTCCCATGTATCACTTTCTAGTAAAGGGTTACTCAGTGCAGCGAATGAGGCAGATACATATGGCTCAAGCTCATTTATGATATATACCGGAGCGCCGCAAAATACGCGCCGTAAACCTATAGATACGTTATTTATTGAAGAAGGCAAACAAAAAATGCAAACGATGGGTGTAGAAGAAATCGTTGTGCATGCACCTTATATCATTAATTTAGGTTCGTACAAAGAAAATATCTACGAATTGGCAGTTGATTTTTTACAAGAAGAAATCCGTCGCACTCATCAAATCGGTGTGCGTAATATCGTGCTTCATCCAGGTGCTTTTACAGATATGGATGCTGAATTTGGTATAAAACGTATTGCAAAAGGTCTGGAAAAAGTATTATCCGGTGTATCCGAAACAGATGTAAATATCGCGTTGGAGACAATGGCTGGTAAAGGAACAGAAGTAGGACGTAGCTTTGAAGAAATTGCGCAGATTATTGATATGGTTCCTCATAATGAGCGCTTAACGATTTGTTTTGATACATGTCATACCCATGATGCTGGTTATGATCTTGTTAATGATTTAGATGGAGTCTTGGAGAAATTTGATCGTCTTATCGGATTGGATCGACTTACTGTTGTCCATGTGAACGATAGTAAAAATCCGACAGGCGCAGGCAAAGACCGTCATACTACACTAGGTTCGGGTTGGATCGGTTATGAAGCACTTAGTCGTGTTGTGCATCATGATCAGTTGAAAGGTCGTCCGTTTATTTTGGAAACGCCGTGGATCGGTAAAGATGCGAAAACACAGCGTCCGATGTATGAAGCTGAAATTGCTTTGCTACGTGGTGATCTAACTGGTCGCTTTGGAGCAGGTTTCTTAGAAGATGTAGAAAAATTACATCATTTCTTTGAAGGGCAACAGATTGAAGCACGTCCATATATTTTGGAAACATGGGATATGCTGAAAAGCGATGCTAAAGCGCGTAAAGCAGATCCGCGTGAACCGATGGAACGTCTATACGATATGGTGATTGCTGAAGGATTATTTACCGAGTTGAGTGAAGAAGCATTGAATCACCGCTTAACTGCTTACTTTGCAGGGAAAAGTATTCTTTAATTGCACCCAATGTCTATGAATAGCTAATCACATCAGGATAAGTAAAGACATTTTTTTGAATGAATATTAATAAATTTGAATAAATATATTTACTTTCTTAGCATCATGACATAGATTGTAATATAAGATATTTGAAGGGGGAACGAAGATTCAATGGAAGTACATGTAAAACGAAATCAAACTGCAAGAGAAGAACAACAAGAAAATCGCGCCCGTATGCTGATTTCTTGCCCGGATGGCCCTGGAATCGTAGCTACTGTATCACGCTTTTTATTTGAACATGGAGCGAATATTGTTCAATCCGATCAATATACGATGAATCCAGCAGGCGGTATGTTCTTTATGCGTGTCGAATTTGATCTGCCTGAATTAAGTAAAAATCTACCTGCGCTAGAAAGTGATTTTCAAGCGGTAGGAGATCAGTTCAAAATGGAATGGACAATTAATCAGGTGAGTCGCAAAAAAAGACTAGCGATTTTTGTATCCAAAGAAGACCATTGTCTGGTGGAATTATTATGGCACTGGCAAGCAGGTGATCTGGATGCAGATATTGCGATGGTGATCAGTAACCACAATGATATGCGTAGTTATGTAGAATCATTTGGTATTCCTTTCTATCATATTCCAGTGACTGCGGATACGAAAAAAGAAGCAGAGCAAAAGCAATTAGAAGTGATCGGTTCAGATATTGATCTGATTGTACTTGCTCGTTATATGCAGATTATTTCGCCATTATTTATCGAGCATTTCCGTAATCGGATTATCAATATTCACCATTCGTTCTTGCCTGCATTTGTAGGTGGTAAGCCTTATGCACAAGCGTATGATCGTGGTGTTAAAATTATTGGTGCAACAGCTCACTATGTAACAGAAGAGCTTGATGGCGGTCCGATTATTGAGCAGGACGTACAACGTGTAAGTCATAGCGACAATGTAAATGAATTGAAGCGTATTGGTCGTACGATTGAACGTGTAGTATTAGCACGTGCAGTGCAATGGCACGCAGAAGATCGTGTACTGGTACATCAAAACAAAACAGTCGTTTTTAATTAATCCTTTGTCATCATAATCGCTTTTTATTCAAACGATAGCAGTGTATGACAAGCTGTATTATAAATATGTAAAAAGCACGAATGATCTTTTGCTGTTATTTAGCAGAAAATCATTCGTGCTTTTTTTGTTGCTACGTTAATGTTGTGTTAATACAGATCAAGTATGCTAAAGAGAATATAGATACAGCTCTATCCAAAGAAAATTTACAAATGTAATCCTGCTACATCAAATTGCATAAAAAATAGTGGAAATGATCTACATAGTATTCACTAATCTGCACACAAGAAAATCTGGAATTAAAGCTTATTGTTCTTTTCTATTTCGGCTCTATTTCGGCGTATTAATAATAATGTTCCAAGTAACCCCAAAGACAATCCGTATAATAAATGACCTGCTAACCAGTACCCGTAAGCCACTATATCAGTAATGTCTGGCACTCGATCAGACATCAATGTTAACGGAATAAATAAAAAAGAAGAGGCAATACCAATATATAGACCATACTTCCACGGATGCGGAGAAATTCGAATCCATATACTGTAGATCCAAGCAATAATGATTGCCACCACAAGATGTAAAGCAAATTCAATCGGTTCAGGCAAACGTTCCGGTAAAAAAGGAACAAAATCGATATTCAATAAAAGTGTATAAACCAATGAACCAGTTGCATATTGAACCCATTTCAAAAAGAATCCCAAAATAAACCCGCTAATCAAGCCCAACAGCAATGCATACGTGAACTCGACGATCCATATCCGATTCTGCTTTATCATGAAAACCTCATTTCTTTAGCGCTTAAAATTAATGGCGCGACTGAATGTCATAAAATCAAGTAATAATTTTTGCAACGTACATTATGTTGAACGATCGCTTATCCGTATATTATTACCACTAGCAAAAATAGTTCCTAACACACAATAGTTAATAACAGACAATATTTACTAACAGCTATAACAACAGACTAGCCGGAATAACAGGCGAAATACCCTAAAATAAAACGTGTTTTTCTAAAACTAAATGCGTAACTTCCTTTTCGTTATAGCCAGTTTGGGTATAAATAAGGATGAAGTTAAATAACGTTCTGGCAAACTTCTCAAACAAGTGTTACAATGGTTGAAGGCTAATAAGTCAAATTGAAAGACTCAAGAGGATTTATTTCATTTGCGACTTTGCTAAGATCTGATATTCAGATGAAATAGAATCTCAAGCACCTCGCTTTACCAAGAAGAATGAGGAGGATTAACATGACTGACAAGAAACAAGAGCAAGAACAAAGTATAAGTAAATCAGAGAACTCCAACGTGGACAATCTGGCGATTTCAACAATCCGTACGCTTTCTATCGATGCTATCGAGAAAGCTAATTCCGGACATCCTGGTATGCCGATGGGTTCTGCACCAATGGGCTACCAATTATTTGCTAAAACAATGACACATAACCCGGCTAATCCTACTTGGATCAACCGTGACCGTTTTGTACTTTCTGCTGGACATGGTTCTATGCTATTGTACAGCTTGCTACACCTTTCAGGCTATGGCTTGGAAATGGACGAAATCAAACAGTTCCGTCAATGGGGCAGTAAAACTCCAGGTCACCCTGAGTTTGGTCATACTGTTGGTGTTGATGCTACAACTGGACCTCTAGGTCAAGGTGTAGGTATGGCTGTAGGTATGGCGATTGCTGAAGCTCATTTGGCAGCGACTTACAACAAAGGCAACTTTAATGTTGTTGATCACTTC contains:
- a CDS encoding TIGR01777 family oxidoreductase produces the protein MNIVVCGGTGLVGSHLVPFWLQENHDLTVVTRKLPDTSKSNPAVNYITWNDMEQNPTQLEGAEVIVNLSGETLNQRWTTKTKLELVESRMRTVNIVSKAIEALKKKPEVVVQASAMAIYGTSDTETFDENSPKRTMNFPSSLAEQWEAVADSIKGVRLIKLRVSIVLDKHKGAYPMMRLPYILMAGGKLGSGKQWNSWIHIDDMVRLIDFCVKNKAIEGPINASSPNPVRYADLGKTIAKVTHRPHWFHIPSIALKPTLGEMSDILLDGQRVIPKKAMDHGFTFLFPEIYGALEHIEKTQ
- a CDS encoding deoxyribonuclease IV, coding for MLKIGSHVSLSSKGLLSAANEADTYGSSSFMIYTGAPQNTRRKPIDTLFIEEGKQKMQTMGVEEIVVHAPYIINLGSYKENIYELAVDFLQEEIRRTHQIGVRNIVLHPGAFTDMDAEFGIKRIAKGLEKVLSGVSETDVNIALETMAGKGTEVGRSFEEIAQIIDMVPHNERLTICFDTCHTHDAGYDLVNDLDGVLEKFDRLIGLDRLTVVHVNDSKNPTGAGKDRHTTLGSGWIGYEALSRVVHHDQLKGRPFILETPWIGKDAKTQRPMYEAEIALLRGDLTGRFGAGFLEDVEKLHHFFEGQQIEARPYILETWDMLKSDAKARKADPREPMERLYDMVIAEGLFTELSEEALNHRLTAYFAGKSIL
- the purU gene encoding formyltetrahydrofolate deformylase, which codes for MEVHVKRNQTAREEQQENRARMLISCPDGPGIVATVSRFLFEHGANIVQSDQYTMNPAGGMFFMRVEFDLPELSKNLPALESDFQAVGDQFKMEWTINQVSRKKRLAIFVSKEDHCLVELLWHWQAGDLDADIAMVISNHNDMRSYVESFGIPFYHIPVTADTKKEAEQKQLEVIGSDIDLIVLARYMQIISPLFIEHFRNRIINIHHSFLPAFVGGKPYAQAYDRGVKIIGATAHYVTEELDGGPIIEQDVQRVSHSDNVNELKRIGRTIERVVLARAVQWHAEDRVLVHQNKTVVFN